agctcatcttttttttcttttttttttttaaagtattttatttatttatttgacagagaaagcagaagcagggggaatggcaggcagagggagaggaagaagcaggcttcctgctgagcagggggccagattcaggtctccatcccaggaccctggaatcatgacctgagccgaaggcagactcttaatcgaatgagccacccaggtgtccgccCCCTCCAACGTTTTAAGatctcatctatttatttgagagagagagagagcgaagcagggggagcagcaggcagagggagagggacaagcagaccctctgctgagcagggagccccccagGAGACTGGTTTCCATCTGACCGCAGCCAGAGGCAgtcgcccaaccgactgagccacccaggcacccctaaggtcATCTCCACTCATGTTTGGTAGATTTTTCATTATGAGGgctttaaataaaggaaagaaagatttatGGTTTGCGATTTACATGCGTGGAATTTAGACCAAAATCAGAATGAGGCTCCCTTCTGAAAAGGCCCTGCAAGGCCACTCACAGTTGTACTGGGTCTTGCCCCAGCCCGTGGTGGCGCAGATGGAGCCCGAGGGGAAGCTGGAATTGGCGCCGGGCAGGCACACAGGGGACACGGTGCTGGAGAGCAGGGCGGGCCTGGCCAGCTTCAGCAGGGCGATGTCGTTGGTGTCCATAATCCTGTCCCACAGCGGGTGTTCAAAAACCTGGGGAGacgttgggggggggggctgggcagAGCTCGGAGGACTTGGGGGTTGAcgtggggaggtggggacagaggTCTGGAGACGCAGAGGGCTCCGTGCCAGGCGGGCAGTCATTGAGAAAGGAGCACAGATGGAGCTGCACAGGCAAAATCTCTGGAAACTGGCATTTGACACACTGGTGGTatttagtttttgtatttttgtgcttTTCTACAATGAGCAAAATTTCATCTTACCATCAGAAGCAGCATTCTGTATTTGTAAAGGAGCTTTCTCCTTGGGAAAGAAGGCTCTGGACTAAGAAGTGCAGGGGTGAGGCCTGAGTGGGTTGGCCAGGGTCATCTGTGCCCGCACACCCTGCTCACCTTGCCCCTCCCTCGTCCCGGGCCCCCAGGGGCAGCCTCCCCACCCACCCGCCCTCGAGGTACCTTTGCGATCCTCAACACCTGGACAGCCTCGCCATCAGAGCCGTGATCAGACACGCCAGCCACCACACGGTGGCTCTTCCTGGGGGgagaggaggtggcagaggggtCGAGGGGTGCCGGAGGGGTGCCCGGGTGCCGGGCAGGCACACGGGGGACAGGGTGTGCCTTTTGCCAATTGCGGGAAACCCCGGCTGAACCTCTCCTTCCCACGAGGACATGGGGGCCTGGCTCCCCAGGTGTACAATGAAGGCACTGGACTAGAGTGGCTCTCCCGGACGAAGCGGGGGTCCAGGGTGGCAGGGGGCACAGGGGTTGGGATTTTCTCCTGCAGGTGATGGCTCTGCCTGTGGCTAGGAGGTGGGAACAGCGTCTTCCCCACCCGCCCTTGGCCTCAGACCCTTCCCGTCAGGGCACGGTGCCTgggagggggcctggggagggagtGAGGGCTGTTCCCtgacacccaggggccccctgctGCCCAAGCCTTGGCCTCACCTGACCCTGCAGTGGGCAGCGGTGAGCACCCAGTCCTGGCTGATGAGGGAGCCCCCGCAGAAGTGTAAGCCCGAGCTggtctggggagaggggagcGGGACAGTCAGCCTCGCTGCTCCTGCCTGACCCCTCCCCATCCATCCCGCCCCCTCCTCAGCTTCCCCCTCACCTGCAGGGACACCTGCCAGGGCCAGGAGCTGGGCACAGCGTCCTCCCCATTGACGATCCGGGACAGGCCACTCAGCTCAGGGTGGATGGCAGGGACCCCGCAGCCTGGGGGCCAGGGTAGCTGGTCAATGGACGGGGGCCGAGGAGGAAGAactggacttccagcctctgtagccacccagcacccagccCCTCCTGACCCGGCCGGCGGCTGCCCTGGTGCCCATGTGGAGGGTCCTGGAGGCTGGGGACATCCGGAACAGGGGACCAGAGCTAGAAGCCTGGGTCTGGAGACTCCTACATAGCCAGCTCCCCAACCCACTGTGTGCCCCAAGAGGAGCCTCCATCCTccaaacccagggtcctgggtcgtCGGGCTGGGACATCCTGCTTGAGTCCCGGTGCTCTCGCGGTCCCCGAGTCTGCAGTAGCAGCG
The genomic region above belongs to Neovison vison isolate M4711 chromosome 7, ASM_NN_V1, whole genome shotgun sequence and contains:
- the LOC122911479 gene encoding chymotrypsinogen B-like, coding for MSFLWAVLGFLLFGGSSGCGVPAIHPELSGLSRIVNGEDAVPSSWPWQVSLQTSSGLHFCGGSLISQDWVLTAAHCRVRKSHRVVAGVSDHGSDGEAVQVLRIAKVFEHPLWDRIMDTNDIALLKLARPALLSSTVSPVCLPGANSSFPSGSICATTGWGKTQYNSYKTPDKLQQAALPLLSNADCMKFWGGRITDVMVCAGASGVSSCSGDSGGPLVCQNDGVWTLVGVVSWGSSWCNPFLPGVYTRVTKFIPWVREVLEAN